One genomic region from Lycorma delicatula isolate Av1 chromosome 1, ASM4794821v1, whole genome shotgun sequence encodes:
- the LOC142317861 gene encoding uncharacterized protein LOC142317861 — translation MSSYCFLDRSGSSCLECPEMAAEAPEAHLPPTGSPKQESTSPLLTPPHTPTDLKVESPTLDVRLMLSEEGDEEGECDVDGIDEEEVEELIVDSDFGNDNEIALRNNNRQTQDSRRTLCCSKDSAFTPCQQPLQYPPTLFMQNVPGGYQALLFNQWLRSTLYQDPRQCFPLPIPPPPPPTIRRFPGPGRTPGIPNKTPNTRPKKQFICKYCKRQFTKSYNLLIHERTHTDERPYKCDICGKAFRRQDHLRDHRYIHSKEKPFKCGECGKGFCQSRTLAVHRVIHFPHKCPESNRSFNQRSHLKTHVSTTHPSAPLHVPSSSTSKSQHMNLTTSTPALDLSNPTPAPQKCKGFSIDDILYKR, via the exons gTTCTCCTAAACAAGAAAGCACTTCACCGCTTCTTACGCCCCCTCATACACCAACAGATCTTAAAGTAGAAAGTCCTACGTTAGATGTACGATTGATGCTGAGTGAAGAAGGAGATGAGGAAGGTGAATGTGATGTGGACGGAATAGATGAAGAGGAAGTCGAGGAATTAATAGTAGATTCTGATTTCGGAAATGATAATGAAATAGCGCTACGCAATAATAATCGTCAGACTCAAGACAGTAGAAGAACTCTTTGTTGCAGTAAAGATTCGGCTTTTACTCCTTGTCAACAACCTCTCCAATATCCTCCCACTCTTTTTATGCAAAATGTTCCGGGTGGATACCAAGCGCTACTGTTTAACCAGTGGTTGCGTTCAACATTATACCAAGACCCTCGCCAGTGTTTTCCTCTGCCTATTCCACCACCTCCACCTCCGACTATTCGTCGTTTTCCTGGTCCCGGAAGAACTCCTGGTATTCCTAATAAAACACCAAATACAAGGccgaaaaaacaatttatttgcaaatattgtaaaCGACAGTTTACAAAgtcgtataatttattaattcacgaGCGTACACATACCGACGAAAGACCATACAAATGCGATATCTGTGGAAAAGCATTCCGTCGTCAGGACCATCTTAGAGACCATAG aTATATTCATTCAAAGGAGAAACCATTCAAATGCGGCGAATGTGGTAAGGGATTTTGCCAATCTCGAACTCTAGCTGTTCATAGGGTTATTCATTTTCCGCATAAATGTCCAGAAAGTAACCGCAGCTTTAATCAGAGATCACATTTGAAAACACATGTATCAACCACACATCCTTCAGCACCACTTCATGTTCCCAGCTCTTCAACTTCTAAATCTCAGCATATGAACCTCACTACTTCAACACCTGCATTAGACCTGTCAAACCCAACACCAGCTCCTCAAAAATGTAAGGGATTTAGTATTGATGATATTCTGTACAAAAGATAA